The following coding sequences lie in one Pseudorca crassidens isolate mPseCra1 chromosome 2, mPseCra1.hap1, whole genome shotgun sequence genomic window:
- the AGO4 gene encoding protein argonaute-4: protein MEALGPGPPTSLFQPPRRPGLGTVGKPIRLLANHFQVQIPKIDVYHYDVDIKPEKRPRRVNRDVVDTMVRHFKMQVFGDRQPGYDGKRNMYTAHPLPIGRERVDMEVTLPGEGKDQTFKVSVQWVSVVSLQLLLEALAGHLNEVPDDSVQALDVITRHLPSMRYTPVGRSFFSPPEGYYHPLGGGREVWFGFHQSVRPAMWNMMLNIDVSATAFYRAQPIIEFMCEVLDIQNINEQTKPLTDSQRVKFTKEIRGLKVEVTHCGQMKRKYRVCNVTRRPASHQTFPLQLENGQAMECTVAQYFKQKYSLQLKYPHLPCLQVGQEQKHTYLPLEVCNIVAGQRCIKKLTDNQTSTMIKATARSAPDRQEEISRLVKSNSMVGGPDPYLKEFGIVVHNEMTELTGRVLPAPMLQYGGRNKTVATPNQGVWDMRGKQFYAGIEIKVWAVACFAPQKQCREDLLKSFTDQLRKISKDAGMPIQGQPCFCKYAQGADSVEPMFKHLKMTYVGLQLIVVILPGKTPVYAEVKRVGDTLLGMATQCVQVKNVVKTSPQTLSNLCLKINAKLGGINNVLVPHQRPSVFQQPVIFLGADVTHPPAGDGKKPSIAAVVGSMDGHPSRYCATVRVQTSRQEISQELLYSQEVIQDLTNMVRELLIQFYKSTRFKPTRIIYYRGGVSEGQMKQVAWPELIAIRKACISLEEDYRPGITYIVVQKRHHTRLFCADKTERVGKSGNVPAGTTVDSTITHPSEFDFYLCSHAGIQGTSRPSHYQVLWDDNCFTADELQLLTYQLCHTYVRCTRSVSIPAPAYYARLVAFRARYHLVDKDHDSAEGSHVSGQSNGRDPQALAKAVQIHHDTQHTMYFA from the exons GGACGTAGTAGATACAATGGTGCGGCACTTCAAGATGCAGGTATTTGGTGATCGGCAGCCTGGCTATGATGGCAAAAGAAACATGTACACAGCACATCCACTGCCAATTGGACGGGAGAGG GTTGATATGGAAGTGACCCTTCCAGGTGAGGGTAAAGACCAGACCTTTAAAGTGTCTGTTCAGTGGGTATCAGTTGTGAGCCTTCAGTTGCTTTTAGAAGCTTTGGCCGGGCACTTGAATGAAGTCCCAGATGACTCAGTTCAAGCACTTGATGTTATCACAAGACACCTTCCCTCCATGAG gtacaCTCCAGTGGGTCGCTCCTTTTTCTCACCTCCTGAAGGTTACTATCACcctctgggagggggaagggaggtttGGTTTGGCTTTCATCAGTCTGTGAGACCTGCCATGTGGAATATGATGCTGAATATTGATG TGTCTGCAACTGCTTTCTACCGGGCTCAGCCTATCATTGAGTTCATGTGTGAGGTTTTAGACATTCAGAATATCAATGAACAGACCAAACCCCTAACAGACTCCCAGCGTGTCAAGTTTACCAAAGAAATCAGAG GTCTTAAAGTTGAGGTGACCCACTGTGGACAGATGAAACGAAAATATCGAGTGTGTAATGTGACTAGGCGGCCAGCCAGTCATCAGAC TTTTCCCTTACAGCTAGAAAATGGGCAAGCAATGGAATGTACAGTAGCTCAATATTTTAAGCAAAAGTATAGTCTGCAACTGAAATACCCCCATCTTCCCTGTCTCCAGGTGGGACAAGAACAAAAGCATACATACTTGCCACTTGAG GTTTGTAATATAGTGGCAGGACAACGATGTATAAAGAAGCTCACAGACAATCAGACTTCCACGATGATCAAAGCCACAGCAAGATCTGCTCCTGACAGACAAGAAGAAATCAGTAGACTG GTGAAGAGTAACAGCATGGTGGGCGGACCTGATCCATATCTTAAAGAATTTGGTATTGTTGTCCACAATGAAATGACTGAGCTCACAGGCAGGGTACTTCCAGCACCAATGCTGCAATACGGAGGCCGg aataaaacggTAGCCACACCCAACCAGGGTGTCTGGGACATGCGAGGAAAGCAGTTTTATGCTGGCATTGAAATTAAAGTTTGGGCAGTTGCTTGTTTTGCGCCTCAGAAACAATGTAGGGAAGATTTACTAAA GAGTTTCACTGACCAGCTCCGTAAAATCTCTAAGGATGCAGGAATGCCCATCCAGGGTCAGCCATGTTTTTGCAAGTATGCACAAGGTGCAGACAGCGTGGAGCCCATGTTTAAACACCTGAAAATGACATATGTGGGCCTACAGCTAATAGTGGTTATCTTGCCTGGGAAGACGCCAGTATATG CGGAGGTGAAACGTGTTGGAGATACCCTCCTGGGTATGGCTACACAGTGTGTCCAGGTAAAAAATGTAGTGAAGACCTCACCTCAAACCCTTTCCAACCTTTGCCTGAAGATAAATGCAAAGCTCGGAGGAATTAACAACGTGCTTGTACCTCATCAAAG GCCCTCGGTGTTCCAGCAGCCTGTCATCTTCCTGGGAGCGGATGTCACGCACCCCCCAGCAGGGGATGGGAAGAAGCCTTCCATTGCTGCTGTCGTTGGCAGTATGGACGGCCACCCCAGCCGGTACTGTGCCACTGTGCGGGTGCAGACGTCCCGCCAGGAGATCTCCCAGGAGCTCCTCTATAGTCAGGAGGTAATCCAGGACCTTACTAACATGGTTCGAGAGCTGCTGATCCAGTTCTACAAATCCACACGCTTCAAACCCACTCGGATCATCTATTACCGTGGAGGGGTATCCGAGGGACAGATGAAACAG GTAGCTTGGCCAGAACTAATAGCAATTCGAAAGGCATGTATTAGTTTGGAAGAAGATTACCGGCCAGGAATAACCTATATTGTGGTGCAGAAAAGACATCACACACGACTCTTCTGTGCAGATAAAACAGAGAGG gtggggAAAAGTGGCAATGTACCAGCAGGCACTACCGTGGATAGCACCATCACACATCCATCTGAGTTTGACTTTTACCTCTGTAGTCATGCAGGAATTCAG GGAACCAGCCGTCCTTCACATTACCAGGTCTTGTGGGATGACAACTGCTTCACCGCAGATGAGCTCCAGTTACTAACTTACCAGCTATGTCATACCTATGTGCGGTGCACACGCTCAGTCTCTATTCCAGCCCCTGCCTATTATGCCCGCCTTGTAGCATTCAGAGCAAGGTATCATCTGGTGGATAAAGATCATGACAG TGCGGAAGGCAGTCATGTGTCAGGACAGAGCAATGGCCGAGATCCTCAGGCCTTGGCTAAAGCTGTGCAGATCCACCATGATACCCAGCACACGATGTATTTTGCTTGA